The genomic stretch TCGGCGCGGCCGAAGCCGGATTCGATCTGGCGGACGAGAGAGCGCGCAACGAGACCGTGCACAACAATCTGATGCGCACTCAAGCGATCGTCCAGGAGTTGCAGCGGGCGCTCAACTTGCGCGAGGGAGGCGCTTTCGCGGTGAACATGTTTCGCCTCTACGACTTCATGAACACGCGTCTGATGGAAGCGAACATGAAGAAGCAGCCGGACAATATAAAGGTGGTGTCGCGCTTGCTCGGCGAGATCCGCGACGCATGGGAGCAGATGCTGCGGCAGCAGGCGGGCGGGATCGAGCAACCCACGGGGTTGTCGCTTTCCGCCTGATCGCGAAGGATGACGCCGGCACGCAGAGTCTTCGTCCTGCTCGGAGTCTACGAGGATCTGACGGAACGCGAGTCGCGGGCGTTGCGACGCGGCGACGTGTCTTTCGCGATCGCGCTCGAGAATCGCAAGCGACGCATGGTTCAGGCAATGGCGACGGCGCGTCGAAACGCGGAGTTGTCCCAAGCGGATCTCTCGATCATAGGAGAGCGCGTGCGTATCGTCGAAGCCAGACAACGAGAGAATCTGGAGTATTTGCGGCAGGAGATGCTGCGTGTTCGGGCGGACATCGCCGAGCTCGGTCGAACCACGACGCGGACTCGAAGCGTGCGGCGCGGATATGCGAGCGGCTCGCACCCGAACGCGGAGAAGAAGCTCGAGCTGGGTTGTGCGTGACCGCCGGCCATGGATGGCGGAGACGACCGCAAGAGGGGTGAGGACGGTGGGCCTTCCGCCGGTGATCCGGGAGTAGACGCGGCGAACGTCCTGCCGTATGCACGGCAGTGGATCGACGAGGACGACATTGCTGCGGTGACGGCCGTGTTGCGCTCGGAGTGGCTGACACAAGGCCCGCGGATCGAGCGGTTCGAGGCGGAATTGGCTCGAACGTTCGGTGTGGCGCATGCCGTGGCGGTATCGAGTGGGACGGCGGCTTTGCACGCGGGGGTCGTGGCGCTCGGTTTGGGCCGGGATGGGATCGGTATCACGAGCCCGATCACATTCGCGGCGAGTGCGAACGCCTTTCTTTACGCGGGCGCGGATCCGGTGTTCGTCGACGTCGATCCCGTCTCAGGTCTGGTCCGCGTGGATTCGATCGAGGAGGCGGTCGAGTGCCGCCACCGGGCGGGATTGCCGCCGGGAGTCGTGGTGCCGGTTTCGTTGGCTGGGGCGCTGCCGGATCTGCCTGCGCTCGCGCAGGTGTGCCGTCGGCGTGGTTGGCGCATCTTGGAGGATGCGGCGCACAGTCCCGGGGCACGGCGCGCGGGTGCCGTGGGGGAGTTCGCGAGTGCTGCATGTGTGCATACCGACGCGGCGATCCTGAGTTTTCATCCGGTGAAACACGTCTGCGCGGGAGAGGGCGGAGCGGTGTTGACCAACGATGCGGCAGTGGCCGAGCAGGTGCGCCGTCTGCGCAGCCACGGGATCGTGCGCAAGCCGGTGACGGCGAGTTCGCCTGCGGACGAAGGGCCGTGGTTTTACGAGCAGCACGAGCTCGGGTTTCATTACCGGATGACGGAGATGCAGGCGGCATTGGGCACGAGCCAGTTGACGAAGCTGCCGCGGTTTCTGGCGCGCCGACGCGCTTTGGCGCGTCGGTATGCGACGGAGTTGGCTTCGAGCTGGTTTGCCGAGGTGGGTGTTGCCTCGAGCTTCGACGAAGGCTGTGCTTATCATCTCTATATCGTGCACTTCCACGACGAGAGATTGCGGCTTCGTGCGTACGATTGGCTGGCCCGGCAGGGGATCCGCACTCAGGTTCATTACATTCCCGTGTATAGACACCCTCATTATCGTCGCCTGCATCCGATGGCTCCGCTCGATGGTGCGGAGCGGTTCTACCGTGGTTGCCTGAGCCTTCCGCTCTTTCCGGCGATGACGGACGAGGAGCAGACTCGGGTGATCGATGCGTTGCGCGTGTTTGTGGAGGAGGAGGGCCGGTGAGCGTCGCATCGGGGAGCACGGCGGTTTTTCGACTCGATCCGAGCCGTCGGACGGGCTGGGGTCACTTGGCACGGTGTGCGGCGCTCGCGCACGAGTTGCGGGAGCGCGGGTGGCGCTGCGTTTTGTGGACGGATGGGGACGTGAGCGACGCGCCACCGGACTTGCGTTTCGCGTACCACCATGTCGTTCCGGCAGGTCCGGAGTGGTGGGAGGCCCCTCCGCCCGAGGTTGCGGCGGCGCGATGGGTGGTCGTCGACGACTACGGAGTGGACGATTCACAACTGCGGAGGTTGGCGCGCGCACTCGGAGGCGGGAAACTCGTGGCTCGCCCGGGGCTGCTCGTGTTGGACGACGAGGGCAGGCGGAGGTTGGATGCGGCGGACCTGATTTTGAACAGTCGCTTGGGTCTGGAGCGAAGCCCGTACGCGGCGGACGCGTCGGCTTTGCTCGGAGCGAGGTTCGCTCTGTTGCGGCCGGGACTGCGGACGCCCGATCCCGTGTCGCCTCCGTTTCCGCAAGATGCGGAAGGTGTGCTCGTGATGCTCGGGGGGACGGATCCGCGTGGGCTGACACCGCACGTGCTCGAAGGGCTGGCGGACGTGGGCGCGGAGCGCTTTTGTCCGGTGGTCGTGCGGACGCAACAAGCGCCGGAGGCGGATGCGATTCGGCGTGCGCTGGATCGGTTTCCGGGAAGCGCTTGGCTGGAGGGGCTGGGCGCCTCGTCGCTCGCGGGGTGGGCGCGGGCATGTCGATTCGCCGTCTCGGCGGCCGGCGGAACCTTGTACGAGTTGGCACACTTTCACTTGCCGTTCGTCGCGATCGTCGTGGCGGAGAATCAACGTGCGCTGGCGGCGGAGGTGGGGATGCGTTGGTCGATGCCTGTGGTCGATGTCGACGGTGGCGTGCGCGAGGCGGTGGCGGCGGCCTTTCGCGCACTCGTGGAGGCCGATCCGGCGACGCTCAGGAGCGCGCTCTCCGCGGTGCACGTGGACGGTCGGGGTGCGGGTCGGGTGGTGGACGCGATGGAGCGTCGTGCTCCGGAGACGATCAGCTGAAGTCCGACGGGCGGAGTGGCGTGCCGGCGCGTAGGTCGCGTCGTGCGGTTTTGCCCAGGACCTCGTCCCATCGTGCCGGGTCGAGGCCGTCGGCGGGTCGGACGATTTTGAGGTTGGTGGCGTCGAGCCGACCGCCTCGAGCGATGTCCGAGGACACGAAGATGGACCTGCGGAAGCGACGTTGAGCTCGATCCTGCCGAGTAGGGCCGAGACGAGGTTCGCCGAGTGCCGCGTGGAGGGTGCGGACGCTGCGAGCAAGTCGCGCGAACTCGGCCGGTTCCAACGAGAAGCCGCCGTCGACCGCGCCTGCCGCGCGGTCGAGGACGAGGTGCTTTTCGATCACGCAGGCACCGAGCGCGACGGAGCCGAGGGCGACTTCGTCGGTGACGGTGTGGTCGGAGAGTCCGACGGGAGTCCGAAAGCGGGTGGCGAGGCGTCGCAGGGCGCGGAGGTTGAAATCCTCGGGGCGCGCCGGGTAGGAGCTGACGCACTTGAGCAAGACGAGCGCGGCGCAACCACCTGCGCGAAGCGTCCGGACGGCCACGGCGATCTCGGGTTCGGTGGCCATGCCGGTGCTCATGATCACCGGCTTGCGCGTGGCGGCGACGTGGCGGAGCAGCGGGAGGTGGTTTACTTCGAACGAGGCGATCTTGTAGAGGGGCGGGCGCATCTCGCGTTCGAGGAAGTCGACTGCGGTTTCGTCGAAAGGTGTGCTGAAGCAGACGAGTCCGCGTTTGCGGGCGTGTGCCGCGATGGACGCGTGCCATTCCCACGGTGTCGTGGCTTCGGCGTAGAGGTCGTGGAGGTAGCGGCCGTCCCAGAGGCCCTTGCCGACGCGGAAGCGTGCGGTGCGAACGGGGAGCGTGATCGTGTCCGGGGTGTAGGTCTGAAGCTTCACGGCGTCCGCACCGGATTCGGCGGCGGCATCGACCAATCGAAGGGCTTCGTCGATACGGCCGCGGTGGTTGCCGGAGAGTTCGGCGATGAGGAAGGGTGAACGGCTACCGCCGATCGTGGCGCGGCCGACGCGAAACGAGGTGGGCCAAGCGACAGGTCGAGCCATTGCCGTGAGCGCGTTCAGAAGCCGTCGTCGAGGCCGAGGTCGCGTGCGACGCTGCGGCAGATCTCGCGCACACGATCGATGTCGAGGAAGTCGGGGTTGTTGTCGCTCGAGTAGGCGAACCCGTCCGGACAGCGGCGACCGCCGAGGTTGGCGACCCGGTTGCCCCAGAAGTGATGCGAGGGGGTGACGACGAAGCGATCGGCGAGTTCGACGGTGTTGCAGGCGTCGTCTTCGGCGATGAGCACTTCGTGCATTTTTTCACCGGGACGCCGGCCGATCGTGTCGATCTCGCAGCCGTCGCGCATGGCGTCGACGATGGTGGAGAGACGGCAGCTCGGAAGTTTGGGTACGAAGATCTCGCCGCCGACCATGTGCTCGAGGCAGTCGAGGACGAAGCGCACGCCGTCGCCGAGAGCGATGAGGAAACGGGTCATGCGCGGATCGGTGACGGAGAGTCGGCCGCGGGCGCGTTGACGCAAGAGGACGGGGATCACACTGCCGCGGCTGCCGATGACGTTGCCGTAGCGGACCACGGCGAAGCGCGTGGCGTTGCGGCCGGCGTAGCTGTTGCTGGCGACGAAGACCTTGTCGCTGCAGAGCTTCGTGGCGCCGTAGAGATTGATGGGGTTGACCGCCTTGTCGGTGCTGACGGCGATCACCTTCTGCACGCCGCAATTGACGGCGGCATCGACGATGTTCGTCGCGCCTTGGATGTTCGTCTTGATGAACTCGTGGGGGTTGTATTCGGCCGCAGGAACTTGTTTGAGGGCGGCGGCGTGTATGACCACATGGACGTCGCGAAACGCGCGGGCGAGGCGCTCGGCGTCGCGCACGTCGCCGAGGAAATAGCGCATGCAAGGCGAGTCGTAGCGCGGGTCTTGCTGCATCTCGGACTGTTTGAGTTCGTCGCGCGAAAAGACGATGAGCCGCGAAGGCTTGTATCGTTCGAGGACGATGCGGATGCACTCGCGTCCGAACGAGCCGGTGCCGCCGGTGACGAGGATCGATTTGCCGTTGAACATGTCTTGGGGCACGGGAGCTGGAACGTGCAGAGGGCATAACCGGCGTAGTCGCCGACGCCAACCTATTCTCCTCGACCCGCATCGTGTACCGGAGACGTGAATACGCGAGCGATCGTTTACGCGCTTTTCACAGGAGCGACCGTGGGTGTGTCGCGTGGGTCTTCTTCGCTTGCGGTCGGAGGGTGCCGGGCTTTCCTTTCCAGCCGCGCATGGCTTTGGAAAAAATCCTGGTGCTCGACGACGAACCGGTGCTGCGACGTACGCTCGAGGAGCATCTGCGCCGCAAGCGCTACACGGTGGCCGGAGCGGATTCGGTCGCCCGCGCCGAGGAGTATCTGGCCCGCGACGAGTTCGATCTGGTGTTTCTCGACATGAACCTGCCGGACGGCAGCGGTTCGCAGATTCTCGATCGGCTGGGGAAGAGGCCGGACGGCCCGATGTTCGTCGTCATCACGGGCAACGCGACGATCGAATCGGCCGTGGCGTGCATGCGTGCGGGCGCGTTCGACTACGTGATCAAGCCGTTTTCGCTCGGGCAGATCGACGTGCTGCTGCGCAAGGCGGAGTCGTTCAACCAACTGATCAAGGTCAACCAGTTCTTCACGCGCGAAGCGGCGGGAGGATCGGAGGTGCAACTCGTCGGCGACGGACCTTCGATGCGGCATCTCAAGCAGCTCGTCGCGAAAGTCGCGCCGACGGAGGCGACCGTTTTGATCAACGGCGAGAACGGCACGGGCAAGGAACTGGTGGCCAACGAGCTCTTTCGGCAGAGCAATCGTGCGGACAAGCCGTTCATCCGCGTGAACTGCGCGGCGGTTTCGGAGACGTTGATCGAAAGCGAGTTCTTCGGGCACGAGAAGGGGGCGTTCACCGGGGCGGCACAGAAACGCGAAGGACGCTTCGAACTGGCGAACAACGGCACTATCCTCCTCGACGAGATCAGCGAGATATCTCCGCGCGTGCAGGCGAAGCTGTTGCGCGTGCTGCAGGAGCGCGAGTTCGAGCGCGTGGGCGGAAACAAGACGATCAAGGTCAACGTGCGTGTCATCGCCACGACCAATCGCGATCTGCAGAAGGCGGTCGAGCGGGGTGACTTTCGGCAAGACCTGTATTATCGGCTCAACGTCTTCCCGATCCACGTGCCCCCGCTGCGCGCGCGCAAGGAGGACGTGCCGGTGATCTCGCTGCACTTTCTCGATCGTTGCATGCGGCGCCACGGCGTGCGCGTGCGTGGTATCGCCGAAGACGCGATGGGAGCGCTGCTCGCGCACGACTGGCCGGGGAACGTGCGCGAGTTGCAGAACACGATCGAGCGTGCGGTCATCATGACCGAGAACGGGGCGCCGATTCGCGCGTCGGCACTGGGGCTGCTCGGAGTCTCGGGTGATCCGGGGCAGTGGCATCCACCGGTGCCGACAACCAGTGCGGCGAGTTCGCCGGGCTGGACTGGTCATCCGGTTCCGGAGCGGACGGAAGCGATCGCGTCCGAGTCGCGGATCGTCGCGCCGCCGACCGCTGGTCACGCATCGGTATCCGCCGGAGGAAGCGGGCCGCAACTGAGCCTTCCTTTCGACGATCCGCCGCCGGCCTCGTCGACGAGCGTGCCGCGTAGCGGAAATCTGGATACAAGACTTCCCCTCGACGAGATCGAGAAGCGCCACATCCTCGCCGTGCTGGAGCAGACCGGAGGCAATCGCACGCAAGCGGCGGAGATTCTGGCGATCAGTTCGCGGACGTTGCGCAACAAGCTCGCGTTGTACCGCCAGCAGGGCGCGGCCGTCGACGGAGACGATTGAGGCGGCCGTCGCTCCCGCGCGGTGGGGACGCGCCGATCAGGCGCAGGCGGCGCCGGATGCGCTGCCGCCGTAGCGGACGAGCATCTCTCGCAGTACTTGTTGCGAGAGGGGCTTGGGCAGCACCTCGGAGATGTTGGGCAATTGTTCTCCCGACTGGCGGATGATGTTTCCGAAACCCGTGAGCAGCACGATCGGGATGGATGGCTGATACTCGCGCACGCGGGCGGCGAGCTGATCACCCGTCATGCCGGGCATGGCGCGGTCGGTGACGACGAGATCGTAGCGCTGCTTGTAGAAGCTCTCGAGGGCGAGCGTGGGATCGGTGAAGCAGTCGACCGAGTGGCCCATGCCGAGGAGGTTCTCGGAGACGACTTCGAGGAAGAGATCTTCGTCGTCGACGAGGAGAATACGGAGCGGACGCACGTTGGCGTGACGCGAGCCGGAGTTCTGGACGAGACCAGTGGAGGATCCGTCGAGGCAAGCGGGCAGCCAGATGGTGAACTTCGTGCCGTGGCCGGGTTCCGACTCGAGTTCGATGCGACCGCGGTGCCGTTCGATGATGCCGAAGACGATGGCGAGACCGAGTCCGGTGCCGGCCTTGCCCTTGGTGGTGAAGAACGGTTCGAAACAACGCATACGCGTCTCCGGAGTCATGCCGGTGCCCGTATCCGTGATCTGGATGCAAGCCCATGCTCCGACCGTGTAGGTGCGGACACCGAGGCGTCCGCCTTCGGGCATCGCGTCGATGGCGTTGAGGACGAGATTGGTGAGGGCTTGGCGCACCTCGGCGACGACGCCCATGACGAGGGGCGTCGGCTGGAGGTCGAGGTCCAGAGCGATCTCGAGACCTGCTCCTTGGGCCTCGTTGCGCCAGCGGTGGCGAGTGAGTTCGAGGATCTCTTCCACGGCGTGCGTGGGTGCGAATTCCTCGGCCTGTTCGGCTTCTTCGCGGGTGCGGTAGAACTCGCGGAGGCGAGAGACGACGGCCGCGCCGTCGGTGGCGGCGGTGCGGATCTTGCGGAGGTAGGTCGTCACCTTCGCGGTGTCTTCCATCATGGGAGGGAAGGTGAGGAGAAGTTCGGTGAAGCCGAGGATGGGCGAGAGGAGGTTGTTGAAGTCGTGGACGATGCCGCTGGCCATCTTGCCGAGGGCGTGCATGCGCTCGCGCTGGACGATCGCCTCTTTGGTTTTTTGCAGGGACTCGAGGGCTTCGGTGAGAGCGTGGTGCTTTTCGCGTAGGGCGTCGAAGACGATGCGGCGCTCGGAGACGTCCAAGTGGATGGCGAGGATGCGAGTCACGCGCCCGGCTTGGTCCTCGATGGGGACGAGGGTGAGGCGGATCCACAGGGGTGAGCCGTCTTTGCGGCTGAGGCCGATTTCGGCGCTGGCGCGAGTTCCGGATCGGGCCGTGGTGAGGACGGAGTCGAGAAGGGCCCGGTCGGTGTTGCCGTCGGCGAGGAAGTGGAGAGGGCGGCCGAGGGTTTCTGCGCGGGAGAATCCCGAGAGTTGGGCGAAGCCGGGATTGGCGTCGATGACGAGAAGGTCGTCACTGGTGGCGTCGGCGATGAGGACGCCTTCGTCGATTTCGTTGAGGACGAGATGGGCGGGCACGCTCTCGGGAGCGTTCGTCATCGGGGCCTCCGTCAGCGTAGCGTCGAGGAGGACGGAGGTCTTCTCGGGGCTGAGAGAGAAGGAGAGGGACATCCAGACCGTGGATGCGTCGGCGTGGACGAGACCGACGGCAAGCTCGGCGGGCGGTTGGCCGGCGAGCAGGCGACGGAGTGCGAGCTGAAGTGCGGAGCGATCTTCCGGCCGGACGATGTCGGCGAAACCGGAGCCGACGAGACTGTGACGGGATCGGCCGAGGGTGTGCTCGAGCTCGGAAGTACATCCGGTGAGGCGACCCGCGGGATCGAGGACGGCGACGAGCGAGCGTCGCGAAGATGTTTCCTTCGCTCCGGATGCCCCAGGAGGAGTCGACGGCCAGCCGGGGGTCGGGCGGGTCCTGCCGGAGTCTCGTGGGGTATCCGCCGTCGTGTGGGCGGATTGCGTCCGGGGTTTGTCGTTGCGGGAAGACATCGGAGCCAACGGCGAGGAGGATGCCGGTCGCGGCGCGGCGGCACCTCTCGGTGAGTGGGATGTGTCGAGGCGACGACTCAGGCGAGCGTGCTCACGAGTTCGTTTTGAATGGCGTAGCGGGTGAGTGCTGCGACGTTGTGGAGGTTGAGCTTGCGCATGATGTTCGTGCGGTGGTTGTCCACCGTGCGGACGCTCAGGCCCAGCCGTCCGGCGATTTCGCGCGTCGAGAAGCCTTCGGCGACGAGTTGCAGGATCTGCTTCTCGCGGTTGGAAAGCGGGTGCGCGGCACGGGCGGATTCGGGGTCGCGGATGAGCGAGCGCATCGCGGTCGCCATGCGCGGACCGATGAAGGTCCCGCCGGCAGCGATGATTTCGAGCGCCTTCTTGAATTCGGCGAACCCGTCCATCTTGTCGACGTAGCTTTGGGCTCCAGCCGCGAGCAGTTCCCGGATGTTTCCGGGGGAACCGCGGCCGGAGAAGACCAGTACCTTCACGTTCGGTAGAGTGGCGGTGAGCTGTTTCAACACCTCTACTCCGCTCAATCCCGGGAGGCCAACGTCGAGAACGACGATGTCCGGTCTGAGTGCGAAGCAGCGGGTGGCGCCCTCCTGGCCATCTCCGAACGTGCCGGCGATTTCGTATCCGGGGATCTGTCGGATAAATTCGGCGAGCATCTCCCTAACCGCCGTTTGATCCTCAATGATTACTACACGTTTCATAGAGAAAAGTCACATCCTGTGGCACGTAGAACGACGCAGGGGAGGGAACACTTAACCCCGGGTTGCGAGACCGGGGGGCAAACACGGTTTTTTTCGCAACCGGTGAGTAGGTATTCCCAAACGCGCTCCCGCCGGGAGGCGTCCGGACTGGGCGGTCCACCCCAGAAAATCGGGCGTTTCCGGTCGGGATCGGCGTGAAAAGGCAAAGTTCGGGGGGAAATCCGTCACCGCTTCACGACCGGATTAGGAGGGATGATACCTACCGCGGACGCGCCTACGTGGCATGGAGCTGCAACTTTTCGGTGGGCCGCCGGGTTGTTGGGGGGTGGGCACCACGAGGTGCGTGGTCCCTTTCGTCCAACCAATCTTCGAATTCCCTCTGCCATGAACTCACTCCTTCTCCGTTCCTTCTTCCTGTCCGTGTCCGCCTTTGCCGCACTTGTCTCGTCTAGCGTCGACTCTGGAGCCGGCGAGGCCGCCGTGCCCTCGCTCGTCGAACGTGCGGGCTACGTCGATTTCGGGGAGATCGCTGCTCCTTCGTCCGGTGGCCAGCATGTGGAGGTGAGCGTGCAAGGCGCTTTGCTCTCGCTGGCGGC from Opitutales bacterium ASA1 encodes the following:
- the fliS gene encoding flagellar export chaperone FliS, producing the protein MLTAKKLASYKTVAVDTASPGRLILMLFDGALRFLGAAEAGFDLADERARNETVHNNLMRTQAIVQELQRALNLREGGAFAVNMFRLYDFMNTRLMEANMKKQPDNIKVVSRLLGEIRDAWEQMLRQQAGGIEQPTGLSLSA
- a CDS encoding response regulator transcription factor, with the translated sequence MLAEFIRQIPGYEIAGTFGDGQEGATRCFALRPDIVVLDVGLPGLSGVEVLKQLTATLPNVKVLVFSGRGSPGNIRELLAAGAQSYVDKMDGFAEFKKALEIIAAGGTFIGPRMATAMRSLIRDPESARAAHPLSNREKQILQLVAEGFSTREIAGRLGLSVRTVDNHRTNIMRKLNLHNVAALTRYAIQNELVSTLA
- the pseI gene encoding pseudaminic acid synthase: MARPVAWPTSFRVGRATIGGSRSPFLIAELSGNHRGRIDEALRLVDAAAESGADAVKLQTYTPDTITLPVRTARFRVGKGLWDGRYLHDLYAEATTPWEWHASIAAHARKRGLVCFSTPFDETAVDFLEREMRPPLYKIASFEVNHLPLLRHVAATRKPVIMSTGMATEPEIAVAVRTLRAGGCAALVLLKCVSSYPARPEDFNLRALRRLATRFRTPVGLSDHTVTDEVALGSVALGACVIEKHLVLDRAAGAVDGGFSLEPAEFARLARSVRTLHAALGEPRLGPTRQDRAQRRFRRSIFVSSDIARGGRLDATNLKIVRPADGLDPARWDEVLGKTARRDLRAGTPLRPSDFS
- the pseB gene encoding UDP-N-acetylglucosamine 4,6-dehydratase (inverting), which encodes MFNGKSILVTGGTGSFGRECIRIVLERYKPSRLIVFSRDELKQSEMQQDPRYDSPCMRYFLGDVRDAERLARAFRDVHVVIHAAALKQVPAAEYNPHEFIKTNIQGATNIVDAAVNCGVQKVIAVSTDKAVNPINLYGATKLCSDKVFVASNSYAGRNATRFAVVRYGNVIGSRGSVIPVLLRQRARGRLSVTDPRMTRFLIALGDGVRFVLDCLEHMVGGEIFVPKLPSCRLSTIVDAMRDGCEIDTIGRRPGEKMHEVLIAEDDACNTVELADRFVVTPSHHFWGNRVANLGGRRCPDGFAYSSDNNPDFLDIDRVREICRSVARDLGLDDGF
- the pseC gene encoding UDP-4-amino-4,6-dideoxy-N-acetyl-beta-L-altrosami ne transaminase, whose translation is MDGGDDRKRGEDGGPSAGDPGVDAANVLPYARQWIDEDDIAAVTAVLRSEWLTQGPRIERFEAELARTFGVAHAVAVSSGTAALHAGVVALGLGRDGIGITSPITFAASANAFLYAGADPVFVDVDPVSGLVRVDSIEEAVECRHRAGLPPGVVVPVSLAGALPDLPALAQVCRRRGWRILEDAAHSPGARRAGAVGEFASAACVHTDAAILSFHPVKHVCAGEGGAVLTNDAAVAEQVRRLRSHGIVRKPVTASSPADEGPWFYEQHELGFHYRMTEMQAALGTSQLTKLPRFLARRRALARRYATELASSWFAEVGVASSFDEGCAYHLYIVHFHDERLRLRAYDWLARQGIRTQVHYIPVYRHPHYRRLHPMAPLDGAERFYRGCLSLPLFPAMTDEEQTRVIDALRVFVEEEGR